In Cicer arietinum cultivar CDC Frontier isolate Library 1 chromosome 7, Cicar.CDCFrontier_v2.0, whole genome shotgun sequence, the genomic window TGTCCGTTGAGAAGTtaaatggtcaattaaaaaaattaaaaaaaaaagaattaaaaataaaatacaatataccACGACTTACCTTTCATCGatgagaatttagtggccaatttaaaaattaaaaataaaataaaatacatcatgacttgacagttttttttttaagtaattatttttttaaaaattgtttaacaaccaccgcttcaaattaatttaattaaaaatttattttattttactaattgtcTCGGTGTCATCTATAAAAAATagagtgttaagaaaatatcaagtttctattaatagaaataatatctcttttcttataataaaattaaacttatgttacacgactttgtacatgcgtcagttgaaaaaattagtggccaattaaaaaaataaaagaatgaaaataaaaaagaataaattaaaaataaaatacactacaccactACTTGACGTTGTTTAaccgttgagaatttagtggtcacttaaaaaagaaaagaataaaagCAAAATACAGTCAATCACATCAGGAGTTACAATTTTtggaattgttttttaaacgGGAAcaccgcttcaaattaatttaattaaaaaatttattttattttacgaattcttttaaTACTCCGTTAACCGTCTATCTTCGGTACTCTCTCATTTTTTGCGTCtcccttataaatatcattcatattatctttGTATACCCAATTCTTGTAAGTTTTCTTTATCAAAGCTTTCTTATTCATCTTTTATCTAATGTCTGAAATCATATTTTGTTTGTGAGTGATGGAATTTGGTCGTTAGAGTTGTGCGAACGTGGTTTTCTGTCTTCTCGATTtgagattaatatttttgatgAAACTATGTATTTGTTCGTGTTGCGTCTAGCAATTTTCTGGAATATATGTTCACACGAATTACTTGAAtggtaaatatttttcaatctatcattgttattttatttatttataaaaaaagattgctattttgttatgtatatatattttgtattgtttatgtttcttaattttgtcttaaaaaattgtaaatgtgtatatgtatatttctattctcttatataacatttgtcttaataacATTTGTCTCAaaaagttgtctaataaatggTGTTGGCAcacaattatattaaataaaaaataataatttatttaagtaaatataaaatttatttaggctTCTTAAccatgaattcaattaaattttcagaacattgaagagaaaaataataatttatttaagaaaatataaaatttatgtaggaattaaagaaacaattcatTTCATCCATTCATTGAAAGTAATggtttttcaaatttcaaacactattttatcaaatttaaaaactattgtactatacattttttattctaaatttattattaaatattctagtgtaattttttgtttgtaacgggaaaattatttttctttagtattttatgAGTAGTGctaaaatgaaagatattttgccacttgatacaacaaaatttatatgaattattaaatgtcatgtatttcatataaataacattggttgaataataaaaataaaaattcattaagttacttactcatatttatatttactaatttacttattttatatatatctatgtccattattttaaaaaatcttatttcatctaatctaattattattttttaataattattgtttttatttgtttaaaattaaaagtattgttttataataagttttttggaaagaaaaaaagattttttttagaattcaaaaataaggcaTGGTGTTGGAGTCATAATTTTCATCAATAACATTGAGCGtaaagtagtttttaaattaagttataattagattttttttaattttttttattgtacattattttttttaaatcaacttatttttttaatttcaataaaatttatgaaatttgatatatatatatatatatattaactaatataacaatttatttattaaaatcgttgTTTCCGTGCGACGCACAGCATTACAAACTAGTACTAATTAGTGAGCCAAACATctttgtttttataatattcaaatatctttctaaaatatattaataagatTTTCTTCGTTACGTTCGTAGAAATTTTATTCGCATTTTAATATCTTTTCTATCTAAGACTCATATATTATTCTCTCATCCAATATTTTCTTACAATCAAATTaatgaacaaaaacaaaaaaaagaatattgtaTGCATTTTAACTCTTTTGACAATTAAAAATTTTCAACTAAGAAATGAGACAcatcatatgcatataaaatataaactagaGATTTTGAGTTAGAATTATAATTAGAacaatattttatcatatttacttatttttgtttgaaatctatattattaagggttttatttttctgaaaaccaataaattaaaaataaaataaagaattaaatataagtttaaaataaaaccataaaagaGAGTTAAAATTTGACGAATCTAACATAACTATATCAAAATatgcataattaattatatatgtaaaGAAGTTTTGACATTTATTAGTTTCACGAACAACTGACACCACTGCAACTTGTTAATgatataaatgaataaaattatcaatttatgCAATATTGAATTGTTTGAATTGGTATTCATATTAAAGGTGAACTTTcgtaaaatacattaataataataataataataaaaaaaataaataaataaaatacattaataataataataattttaataaaattataaaaataccacaaattgaacaaaataaatacatgaaattcatatttattattattattattattttcattaattagataaaaaaatagaagaaaattgttataataatgtgCCAAAACAAATAAGGAGAAACTGTTATAAAGTTGTTATAAGAACGtgctaaaacaaataatttccTCCTATTATAACAACTCTCCTATTTATTTtgacatattattattaaaattattattattattattaaaatttataatattattaaaattattattattaatgtattttatactttattattactaaaatttataatattattaaaattattattgttattaatgtattttatttattaataatattttgaatttttaaatatttataatttattaaataataataaacataattaataataaagagaattatttattaaatggcaaaaaaaaaaacaatatcagTACAAGTTCGCATACCATGATGCGACCAtctattaacaataaaaaagaattcATTCACTTTGTCGCATCCCCTGCGATCAGTAACTGGGGCAAAAAAGTAACGCATttctgtattatttttttaaagagtggCATTTCtgtattatttgttttagttCTTATTGAAATGAAAGACACTTTAacttttaagtttttgaattatttttttcaagcaTGTTTATAGcattattaaatgataattcacacaaatatataattttttaacttgggattaattaaatatgaaatttttaaaggTCATATGTTCAagataaaagtttttaaaatatggaCATGGAAATTATCAATTGAACTCATTTTTTTGTGGAGaaacttttataattttgtaaatatatatgcAAAACAATCATTCAAAATCACACATTGATGCTCGAACCGTgatcaaaattacttttataataattttgtatcaactaaaatatgtgatttttttatgagaaataaaaataaagtttcaaaaaaatttagggacaaaaaatttctttaaatctaaattattttgaatgattttttatttatttttttactttgaccttttaaaaaaatataatagattaaaaaagttgttaataaattgcattttaataattaataaaatgattaacgATATATATCTATCCAAAATAAAGTTTCTCTATTCTTATCCAAAAAAAACTCAAGAAAACATAAATATACTTAAACAAGACACGGGTGTCTCATGTTTATGTCAAATGTGTATCTCTTTAAATAAGCTTTTTCAATCTAGTATCAATGGAAGCATATTACCTACTATCAATTTCtgacaacaataaaaaaaactactatCATAATACTTAAATTAATCTTGCTTAAATATCATCTCGTTTAAAGACACATTagtcattttataatttattttattattcatctCTCTCTTTCAATTATCTTTTTTCTATTTCTCTATACTTTTTactattttctttctcttttctcttattttcctcttactaattttatattttaagtaaaactatatatatatatagttccttaagtttatttcatttttcaaattggttttttaaggtttttaaaattgatcgattaatttatatatgtttgtacTATTAATCTGTTGTCTCactttcaattaataaaaaatgtgtaataaaaattgtgaaaaaaaattaagagtaaaaaaacaaattgttttaattaataaaaaaaattcatatacaaattaataataataataataaaaaatttatatataaatttattattattaaatggtAAAAGTTTCTTCAACTTGACCCAAGAGAAAAGTTGCCAAATAGGAAGTCAACAAAAGATAGAGGGAAATTTCTATTTCCCAAATATTTGTCTGAATTGTTTTGTTGCTGTAGCTTACGGGTTACGAGTTTAAATAGAGTAAGTCGTAATTTCTTAAgccaattttaaaataaaatgccATATTTATGAATTTGTGAGAATAGTGCGGTAAAActgcaattaataaaaaaaatagtccaAATTCCTGAAATGCTTTTCCTCTCTACTACCTTTAACTAACCCTAATCCCCAAATTCATGAAATCTAAATTCATCTCTATCGTTTTCAGTGTGATTTCAATCTTATCTCTCTCGTTTCAGTTCGCGACTTCAAAGAACCCTAAATTTCAGTTCGCAAATTATAGATAGAGAAGATCAAGTAGCCATTCAGTCGGTTCCTACAACTCATTTTTTCTCGCATTTGCATTAGCAAGTAAGTTCCATTCTCTTTCCCAATCATTTCGGTTTGCGatttcagtttttatttttgtaatcttGTTTGTGAAGTGTCATTTTTTCGCGATTTGTTCTTGCTTGCTGAATGGGGTTTTGGGTTTGCGATTTCTGTTCTTAATATGCTTCAATGCTGGTCAATAGTCACAAATTCATAATCTGTAGAAGAAGTATGGAATAGATGTCTTTGTGTGTCTTTGAAGTTCAGGTGTTAGAATATGCTTTCAGTTTTTGTGCTGTTACTTTTCTGTCACTTCAAATTGTTTTAGTGTTCCTGAATTTAGAGATGTTCTTGTTCATCGATTTTGGACACTTGTTCTCTTGTTTATATACCATAAAGTATTCAAGTTCAACCATTGTATCCTGTGTTTAATTGATGTGTACGCGCTCTGTGTCCCAATTTTGTTCTGTTTTTGAACTGATATGAGCGCTAatctaaaatttcaatttaagaGGTGTCAGTTTCAGTTCAATGCATCTTTTACCCTTTTCTTTTGTTCTCAATAGCAGAAGAAAAGCATGAATGCTCCTGATCGTTACGAGCGTTTCGTTGTTCCTGAAGGAACCAAAAAGTATGTCTCtcttattcatatttatttatttattaatattaattttggttaaattaatttttgtgtgAAAAAAGGGTATCTTACGAGAGGGACACAAAGATCATAAATGCGGCTTCTTTCACCATTGAAAGAGAGGATCATACGATAGCCAACATTCTCCGCATGTATgcattatattattattttattgtattctATTCTGttaatttcattttctctccGCTAATTTATCAATGAATGAACcccaattttgttttaatttgttttgttcttcTCAGGCAACTTCATAGAGACCCTAATGTGTTATTTGCTGGATACAAGCTTCCCCACCCTCTTCAGTACAAAATTATTGTCAGGGttagttacttttttttttgttgagttGGTTTGAATAAGGCCTTGTTTGGATAACATTGGTGCTAGTTTCacccatgttttttttttccagttgCACCCAAATAGGTTACGTGAACTTAATTTACCACATACCTGAACGTGAACTAAGTTCATTAtgtgaattcagttcacgtaacCTATTTGAatgtatgattaaaaaaaaaaaactatttgagTGTAACTGTACTTTGCAAAACAGGGTGAAACTAGCAACAATGTTTGGATAAACATCTTTATTAAAAGCTTATGGCATAAACGCTGATCGTACATGCTTACAGAGaaactatttctataacaacACATAAAGTAGTCAAACTAGTTTTAGTAAAGctttaagttgttttcataagctatcttAAAGAGCATATGGAAATAAGCTGAAGACAATAAGCTATTTCCATAAGCTATCTCGAACAATCTCACAAGCGTATATTAGTATGTAAACTTAAAGGAGTCAGTTCAAACAAACCCTAAGTGTATTGAATTGAGTTAATCACTATTTTAGCTATCAAAATTGTAGAATTCTTGCCAATTTGGTCTTCAAATTTACGAAATGATGAATTGATAATGTCAAACTATTTCCAGTAAAggtataagttgttttcataaactaTCTTGAAGAGCATatgaaaataagttgaaaaaaataaaatgcttCCATAAGTTCTCCCGAACAAGCTAGTTAGTTAGTTTTCAAAATCTACTCATTACTAATATAAAccttttttttgtgtgtttgtgtagTTAGTTTGAATAAGCTTTTGTTTGGAGAAACAACTCAATTATCAACTAAGCTCTTATCGTATAAATGCGCTTATGtgtaaactatttttataacaaaagataaaataaagttgaattgtttttcATTAAAGTTATACATGGGTTTCGTATCTAATGAAAATGAGCTGAAAACATCTTAATGCACATGTCATAAATCATTTTCATAAGCTCTTCTAAACTGTTTCATAAGTGTTTATATAGTAGATAAGCTCAAATTGGTCAATATAATCAAGCAATAGGTGTCTTAGTTGAGTTAATCACTATTTTTATTCTCGACTGAACTCGTGTTGGTCGAACTGGGTTTTGTTTGATCTTTgatatatgtaaatatattgACTCCATGCCTTCCATAGTATTCTTTTTTTCATTCTCTGTATGCGAATTGGGACTTCCTTGGCATAAActgtttttgttgttattattacagATACACACCGCTAGTCAGTCTTCGCCAATGCAGGCATACAATCAGTCTATTAATGATCTAGATAAGGAACTTGATCAATTGAAGAATGGCTTTGAGGTATAAAGTGTCtcttttatgttattatatgACATTGTTGATACTTGTTTACTATCTTCACAATCCTTTTAGATATCATTAGTGGAGTATCTGCGCCATTAGTACCAGGCTATGCTTGTTTGATGTGTCACTTTTCAGTAATATATTTAGTTTACTTCCATTTCCTTGGAAGTAGTAGCTGATTTCTGAAATCCAACTATATCAGTTGACCCTATGGTCATGGAGAAAATTGGAGAAGGACTTAGGTTCAACTTATATTAGAACCGTGCTTTTTCTATTTTTGCTATCAGCTCTTCCATGACCCTCACAGTATTTAAGTTTCCTAAAAAGACATaaagaaaaacatatatatCAGAGAATACGAACAACATCTATCATCTATGTGTGTTCTTGGAAGATGATTCTCTGGCTCTTATATAGTTCTTTTTTTGAAACCTGCATACTAATGAATTGTCTCTTGGTAGATTTTATGGTGTGAAAAGATACTAGCTCCTGTAAGTGATGGCCACCTTCATATCATTCCAGCTAAATGGATTTTTTTGGGATATTGGAAAGATTTTTTGGAATCCATGTGCTTTTGAAAGATGATTGTAGTATAGGATAAATCCTTCATGGCTTATATCAActattcttgtttttctttctgAGAGTACTGTTATaacatattcaaaattttaatcacaGGCGGAGTTGTTAAAGTTCTCAAAGGACTATTGATTTACAGTCAAGATAGAATTTGTGTGCATCAGAAACCTTTGCAGATATTGAGACAGAAGATCACTTCGGCTTAATGGaatttatatatgatattttgtGAGACTTGTGAATGATGCTTTTGTTGGACTAAGAACTTTTCTTTACAGTTATGAACAATTTTAAAGCTGACACACTGAGTGGTATCCTGACGTCTTGAAATCTTATTGGTGATCTTGTGTTTGTAAAACTTATTTCACATACTTTGCAAGTTACAAGTAGATTTCCTAGTTTTAGTATTGACGAAGTGGTAACACAATATAATTTCGTTAAACTTCGTCAATTCAAACATACACTTTTGACTTGTGCATGATGCAATGAATGACACATTTAAGTTTTTCAATCCTTCTCCAAAACTGTTTGGTGTGTGAACGTACCACGTCAATATTACATGTGTCAAGAGTTtagttataattatgaaatgatttcatttatattttgttattttggaTTGGTCTTAAATttagtaagaaaaaaaaaataatttaataaaaaaaatgtcgaTAAGTAAAAAGACTTtcatgtcattaaaaaaattcacttaTAAACTTTTAACTagtttaagaaaaaattaagtTCATATAAATTACATAATGACAAATGTCAAATTTAAAGATGAGTTTTAATATTAGAGAATAGCGAGGGAGAGAAGTAAATCTAACTATAGAGCCCTACATGAGTGGAAATGATCTCCTTTTATACTTTCTTAACTCTTCCCTGCTATAAATacttaaatatacaaaatatctATATTTGGGGGCAAAATGATGTCCATTAAAAATATCTTTCTAAATTTAAGATCAATCCAAAATAAAGATGAAATCATTTCATAATTATGACTAAACTATTGGCAAATGTAATATTGACATAGTTAATATCACTAATAGTCTAAAGGTTATCGTAACTCATATTTACccttgttatatatatatatatatatatatatatatatatatagacacgATAGTCAACTTTCACACATCAAACAGTCTTGGAGAAGGATTGAAAACTTTAATGTGTCATTTTTTGCATCATACACAAGTCAAAAATGTATGTTTGAATTGACGAAATTTACCTGGATTATATTGTGTTACTACCTTTAGTGTATGAATCTTGACCATCATGTGCATGTTTTTTTAGATAATAACAAGGGTAGATAAGGTGAATCGATTTTGACAAAGCtacacttttaaattttaaccgCCACCATTTCGTCAATATCAAAACTAGGAAATCTACTTGTAACTTGCAAACTATATGAAATAGATTTTACAAACACAAGATCACCGATAAGATTTCAAGATGTTAGGGTACCACTCAGTATATCAACTTTAAAATTGTTCATAACTGTAATGAAAAGTTCTTAGTCCAACAAAAGCATCATTCACAACTCTCATAAAACacaaaatatcatatataaattCCATTAAGCCGGAGTGATCTTCTGTCTCAATATCTACAAAGGTTTCTAATGCGCACAAATTCTAACTTGATGTAAATCAATAGTCCACAACGAAACGCTCGTAAAGATCAAGAGCATTCATGCTTTTCTTCTGCTATTTTTTGGACCTGGACTGTTTTTACAGTTTACACTGGAAGGCCCATTTCAGTGGAAGAAATTACGGCTTACGGCCCAGTAGCTCATACTCTACCTAAACTCGTACgcttacaacaacaaaacaacttGTTTATATCCTTTCATGTCAGAAAATGGATTTATTGTCTTCCCGCTAGTTACAATAATAGGCATAGGCATGCCTACttctattaatatttgtttatatattacGAAAAACAATTATTTGAACGGTGGGTTCGACGACGTCTGAATGAGTAACGGCTATGTCGCTGATGGTTGGGAATCTTTGGAGGTTGAGCAGAATAAAGAAGGAAAGTGAGGGTTTGTTTATACGTAAATATTGACAACCTagaataatctaaatttaaattttattcattttaatccttaaaaattataaaaactaacATTTTAATACAATCAGaaattaagacaaaaaaattcaatgagAAATTAAAGATTCActgttttttaaatatagagattaaaaaaagtaaatataatattttaaaatataaacaacaaaAGGGAAGTCTATAGATAATAATAGCTTGTAAATGCCACCAAAGATTGAACAGAAATCATCAGTCCATTATAAACCAAACCACCTAAACTGAAACATCAATGAAGTCTAATACAAAATAGTTCTAACATCTATGGTGTTTGTACTTGTCACTGCCAACATCTCATCAAATCAGGGAGTTAATCCTGTTTATTTGGAAGCTTCTGCATTTCTGTCGATGAATGCAGTTTGTCGAATCTCATATGTTGTTTCAGTGATCACTCAGCAACTGGTGCTTGGTTTCCCAAACTTGTTGGAACTATTTTACAAATAGGCATGTTTTCGTTCTTACTCAGAAGTTTCAAGGATGGATGAACCTCAATATCACGCATGAATATCTTATCTTCAATATCTAATTTGCTGATATCCACCTCAATTTTTGAAGGAATGTGCTCAGATGGACAAAGATATTTTAGACTAGTTCTGATCTTATTCAAAACACCACCTGTAATAAATTTAGATTGTATTAGCAGTAGAACAACATTAAATAccttaatattaaattttcaatcAGTTTTATCACTCCCTACAAATATAACTAAATCTATATAAGTCAATTGACCCAATATAACAGCAGTTCTCCTATATAACAAGGAAACGTCATGAAGGACTGAAAGTTGGAAAGTTGAATGTATCTTCAATATACACTGTacaaaatatacattaaaaatattgtaattaatatttaatacatgTTTTGCGTAGTTACTTTGTTGCCTTAAGTTTTTTAGCTATCTTTCCTTGTTTTCTTAATTGAAATTACTTATCCAGGATTACTTGTGTTCCACAGCTCTCTTGAAATATACAGTGTGTTTGATGCTGTTATATAGCATTTTGgggaaacaaaaaataaaacagaagagtaatacataaaaataaggtAAAAACTGAGTAGATAAACACTTCTTAGGCAGTCAATTCTAATATCTTTCAAATTATTCCAAAACCACACCATTCCAATAATCCCTGTTCGGTTTTACAAACGCAAAAGAAGAGAGGAGACTAACATGGAGGTGCTTTGAGGCTGTGGAAACCATGGCTAAGTGGGCAATGCCATAAATGCTGACCAGTGCGGAGGAGTATAACAAAAGATAGAGGTCAGAATAGTTAGTGTGTATTATATAGGCCAAAATAAATATCAGCAGGTAAAAATATGAAGGACAGGGGCATGACAGCTCAGAAAGAAGAACACAGGTCGTTATGGAATCGAGCCTCTCAGTGCAGGGGGGAGACCTGGGAGGAAAACTAAAATGGCAATTGGCAAGAAGTGGGTTCAATTGATTTTAGTCCAATCAAAGATAACATAAGGATTGAGAGCAACAAGGAGTTTTAATGATAGATATCCTATCTATAAAAGGGCCTCAACGTTGCAGCTGCAACATCCACAATTTGATGTAAATTCCAGTGTGATGGATGCCAAAATGGCTGGAACAGCAAAACACAAAGCcgcaaaaaaatcaaaattaatgagGGTTGCTGGCCATAAAAACGCTTCCATAATACTTTGCAATTGACTGcttcattatataattatatatatgtggCGTGTGTGTAATTGAAATTGTATCTAAAAACCAATCTGCAAGATACTCCCAGACAAAAGACATTTCATACAATCTTATAAACTACAAGAAACCAACTACGTCTTTATATAATGAAACTTATTGTCATTCTTAAAAGATGCAAAGAAATATTTCAAACCACGTACCCCATTTATTTGCTCCTTTACTACCTCACCTCACTACAAACATTTACCGGTCTTATATAACAAACAAAGCTTTTCTCAGTAAGTGGGATCAGCAAAAGAAAATTATCCCAGTTTGACCTAAAAAATAGGTCTTTAAACGACAATATTTTTATCCTAGTTTTTAGGTTGTAATTTGCTTTCACTGATGTGTAGTGTTTATTAAAGGTCGCTGGAAGGTGACAGGAGGAGAAAAGTAATTTGATTCCATCAAGACAAAACCAAATAATTCAGTAAAACAAGAATCACCCTgctaaaaaataactaaatctATATAAGACATAGAAATGATTACTAATATTGATGGTTTGAAAGTTCCATAGAAGGAGTTAACTTTCACAATTAGATATTTGAtcaacaaattcaaaataaaaatggaattaCCTTTCTGAAGACCAGGACAAACATCTTCCCCTTTGAAAACAACAGGCACATCAACCTTCAATTCAGTACCGTCTTCTGCCCAAACAAAcactaaattcaaaatattcccACTCTCTTCATCCCTATGAATCTACACACCACAAATATACAAAATCTAAAAtcacaatttcaaattttaaataaaataaaaaaatatgtaacagACAAAAAAGAATGTAAACCTTGATAGGTAGAACAGTTCCAGTTTCGAGCAAATGAGTGGATCCGGATCCAGCACGGATTTGTAGCGGAAAACGTGTGGAGCAGAAGAAAGGAACTTCGATTTCATTGAGTACGGCTTTAATCTGTTTCTTCTCGACGGTGAGCAAATGCTTCCTCGACGTGGATCGAGTGTCGGAGTTTTTGTCAAGAAGGCTCTGGAAGAAAACGACGGCAGGTATTCGACCTTGCATTCTATCTCTGGCAGCAACTTTGCTTCCAGTACATTCTCTCGGAATTGCTTGGATTGTGTGGTAATGACTACGACGGAGTGCTGATAAGTATTGACGGTTTGCCTCCAATGTTCGGAGGTGGCCGGCGGCGGAGCGCCAATGCGCCATGATTGTTCTGTCTTTGCAAAGCGGATTTTGAGATCAGGGGTTTTAGGATTTGGGGCTTATTCATTTTCTCGAGTTAcacttaatttgtaatttttgtcaataaattttttaaaataactcatAGTCgatattaaaagtaaataaattcgTACAGATCACACATACCGCCGTCGAAAAAACAGGAAAACAGTAATTTTTTCACTGTAAttcttagaaaaataaataaatataaatataaatataaattaaacagGAAAAGAGTAATTTTTTCACTgtaattttttcaaagtttttggtacattaaataaatataaaataaataactgttgaaaattttatttttcaaattttttggtTCGAAAAATAATAacagaaaattttgaaaaa contains:
- the LOC101510645 gene encoding DNA-directed RNA polymerases II, IV and V subunit 11, translated to MNAPDRYERFVVPEGTKKVSYERDTKIINAASFTIEREDHTIANILRMQLHRDPNVLFAGYKLPHPLQYKIIVRIHTASQSSPMQAYNQSINDLDKELDQLKNGFEAELLKFSKDY
- the LOC101511175 gene encoding uncharacterized protein; the protein is MAHWRSAAGHLRTLEANRQYLSALRRSHYHTIQAIPRECTGSKVAARDRMQGRIPAVVFFQSLLDKNSDTRSTSRKHLLTVEKKQIKAVLNEIEVPFFCSTRFPLQIRAGSGSTHLLETGTVLPIKIHRDEESGNILNLVFVWAEDGTELKVDVPVVFKGEDVCPGLQKGGVLNKIRTSLKYLCPSEHIPSKIEVDISKLDIEDKIFMRDIEVHPSLKLLSKNENMPICKIVPTSLGNQAPVAE